In one Thermoanaerobacterales bacterium genomic region, the following are encoded:
- a CDS encoding RNA polymerase sigma factor SigX: protein MFDRYYPEIFRQLAYILGNRDTAEDLAQETFLKLYAHPPRHQDNLPAWLRKVAVNLAYKHLQKEQNRRRRELKIAAEDEHNRAGVDPVTRRQEVRDVRAVLETLSRRDRTCLLLRFSGYSYAEIAEIIGVEPSSVGTLLARARSRFRDEYNRREGGA, encoded by the coding sequence ATCTTTGACCGTTATTACCCGGAAATCTTCCGGCAACTGGCCTATATCCTGGGGAACCGGGACACCGCTGAGGATCTGGCGCAGGAGACCTTTCTCAAGCTATACGCCCACCCTCCGCGCCACCAGGATAACCTTCCGGCCTGGCTGCGGAAGGTGGCCGTCAATCTGGCTTACAAGCACCTGCAAAAGGAGCAGAACCGCCGCCGGCGCGAATTGAAGATCGCCGCCGAGGACGAACACAACCGGGCCGGAGTCGACCCGGTCACACGCCGGCAAGAGGTGCGGGATGTGCGTGCCGTCCTGGAAACCCTGTCCCGGCGTGACCGGACCTGTCTTTTGCTACGCTTTTCCGGATACAGTTACGCCGAGATAGCGGAAATTATCGGGGTGGAACCATCCTCGGTGGGCACGCTCCTGGCCAGAGCCCGGTCAAGGTTTCGTGACGAGTATAACCGCCGCGAGGGGGGTGCCTGA